From Planococcus halocryophilus, the proteins below share one genomic window:
- a CDS encoding YpmA family protein gives MESKIEVISTVELKYQTDLYKVVDALNRTLKDRNLMFGLALDKENAEKAIFTIYKT, from the coding sequence ATGGAATCGAAAATTGAAGTGATCTCAACAGTTGAACTTAAGTATCAAACAGATTTATATAAAGTGGTAGACGCCTTAAATCGTACATTGAAAGATAGAAATTTAATGTTCGGACTAGCTCTTGATAAAGAAAATGCTGAAAAAGCGATTTTCACAATTTATAAAACATAG